TTCAGTGCTGCTCATTTCGGGCATTTTCGTCATGCTCACCGCTTCGCTTGATCCGAAAATATTAATAGAAATTTTCAATCCCGCGATCATGACCTATGTGGCGGCAATGCTATTTGTCGTCCGGCCGTTGTCAATTTGGATTTCCACGATCGGAACGGATTTGAATGTCCGTGAAAAGCTGCTGATCGGGTGGATTGCACCGAGGGGAATCGTGGCGCTTACCGTATCGGGATATTTTGCCACCATTTTGCTGGAAAATGGCTATGAAGATGCGGAGCTGCTCACAGCCTTGACGTTTGCGCTCGTCCTGTCGACGGTCGTACTTCATGGATTTTCAATTGGTTTCATTGCCAAAAAGCTGAACTTGACGACGACAGACGAATCGGGCGTCGTCATCATTGGAGGAACGCGCTTCGGAGCGGAATTGGCGCAATCAATTAAGGACACAGGCAATGAAGTGCTGCTCATCGATGAGTCGTGGGCGGCGCTTGCGGATGCGAGAAGGCGCGGACTTGATAGCTATATAGGAGATATCCTGTCGGAGCAGATTGAATATCATATCGATTTGACGCCTTACCGGTATATGCTGGCGATGACGAAGATGGATCTGTACAATGCACATGTTTGTGCGGACTTTGAACCGGACCTCGGGCGTGATCATTTATTCCAAACGGCTTTCCACGTCGGAAAAGACGTCGAGGCATTCACGATATTGGGCGGGCAGACATTGTTTTCCCCATCGATCTCGATCTACAGTTTGGAAGAGCGGATGCACGCCGGGCACGTCATACGGAAGACGCTCATCACGAAGCAATACAGCTATACGCAATATTTGCGTGAACGTGATGATAAATCGATTCTGCTTTATATACTCCGCACTGACGGGTCTATTGAATTCTTCACGCCGAACGTTGAGCTGCAGGCGAGCGCGGGTGACGTAATTGTCGTGCTGGCATCTCCTGCAAAAACGATTGAGCGAGTGAAGGAGCGGTTGGAAGAGGAAAATAGCGACACGGAAATTCCATACGAAAAATTGGAAGAATTGTTCGCCGAAGATTCCTTCGAAGGTAAGCGGGACATTCCGGGAGAAGCTCCGAAGTCGAACGGGACCTCCAAATAAGCTTATTTTAAGGCAATCGTACCAATCGTTATGGTACGATTGTCTTTGTAGAAACAGCTTTGAGGAGGATGACCAGTGAAAGTTTTGTTTGTGGACGGGACCATTATCGGCAGCAAAACAGGCGCCGTGCTTGATACGGTCGAAGAGTATGTGAAAGAGGCAGGCAGTCATTTCCAAATTGAACGGATGAAAATGGCGGACTATGATCACCAATTCGTCGATGGGCGTCCGTCGGAACAATATAACGAGGACATGCAGGAAATGGTCCGGAAGTTTCAAGAAGCAGATGCATACATCATTGCGACTCCAATCTTCCAAGGTTCCATTCCGGGCGTGCTGAAAAATGCATTCGATATGCTGCATCCGCATGCGATGCGCTACAAGCCGGTTTCGATCGTCGCCAATGGCGGCACATACCAGCACCATCTTGTTCCTGAAAATCAGCTAAAGCCGATTT
The genomic region above belongs to Sporosarcina sp. Marseille-Q4943 and contains:
- a CDS encoding sodium:proton antiporter, whose product is MFDSLLFDLMLVILIGMLSQWIAWKYRMPAIVVMALAGLLVGPVFGLINPQESMGDLFGPIITFAVAIILFEGSLNLDVREIKGFSKPVGRIVTIGAFIAWIAGSLAAHYLAGLSWEVAFIIGGLFIVTGPTVILPLLRQAKLKPRPAAILKWEGIVVDPFGALLAVFAFEFIKFINAEVTLKSLLLFFAASAFAVLLGWFAALFIGNAFERGSIPEFLKAPILFVVVLFTFVFADEIMHETGLLAVTAMGMKMANMRLTTLNDVRHFKENISVLLISGIFVMLTASLDPKILIEIFNPAIMTYVAAMLFVVRPLSIWISTIGTDLNVREKLLIGWIAPRGIVALTVSGYFATILLENGYEDAELLTALTFALVLSTVVLHGFSIGFIAKKLNLTTTDESGVVIIGGTRFGAELAQSIKDTGNEVLLIDESWAALADARRRGLDSYIGDILSEQIEYHIDLTPYRYMLAMTKMDLYNAHVCADFEPDLGRDHLFQTAFHVGKDVEAFTILGGQTLFSPSISIYSLEERMHAGHVIRKTLITKQYSYTQYLRERDDKSILLYILRTDGSIEFFTPNVELQASAGDVIVVLASPAKTIERVKERLEEENSDTEIPYEKLEELFAEDSFEGKRDIPGEAPKSNGTSK
- a CDS encoding NADPH-dependent FMN reductase, producing the protein MKVLFVDGTIIGSKTGAVLDTVEEYVKEAGSHFQIERMKMADYDHQFVDGRPSEQYNEDMQEMVRKFQEADAYIIATPIFQGSIPGVLKNAFDMLHPHAMRYKPVSIVANGGTYQHHLVPENQLKPILDYFRCLVTPNFVYTHSGHFDQDNRIIDEDVHNRLRELARVFAKYTEMSKDLSKDVLDAN